One genomic region from Sphingobacterium sp. UGAL515B_05 encodes:
- a CDS encoding histidine kinase, whose product MNGFFKGKWMMHFCFWLVYSFYFFVVNALGNSRLSLKASLVTVFYCAFIFYTVYLILMYVFDKGHILGTVLLMGGFYLLSGFLVYYELYGRFGMEIINNRYVITKHAFSWAKYIQTFFVMHSNYTDMAVGYYYYKSKLRESNEKLEAVKARLDAESSMKSFQYTTLSAQVHPHMMANIFSYLKNKVDPYDRRLGMQLAEIYRLMKFYMEAHQVDGATHILLADEVAALEQYLSIQEKVEPNPFYIKLSYSGNLMRFSTAPTLLQTLAGNLFKHADLWDKDHPAKIDILVGHAGYRITVQNKKRSGPQIMPSHDVGLRNIRTRMEYLFGADFSMEEHQDADHYELTLYVQRYR is encoded by the coding sequence ATGAACGGGTTCTTTAAAGGAAAGTGGATGATGCACTTCTGTTTTTGGTTAGTCTATAGTTTTTATTTTTTTGTCGTAAACGCACTTGGAAATTCAAGGTTGAGCTTAAAGGCGTCTCTGGTCACGGTATTTTATTGTGCATTCATCTTCTACACGGTGTATCTGATCTTGATGTATGTTTTCGATAAGGGACATATACTTGGAACCGTATTGTTGATGGGCGGATTTTATTTACTCTCCGGATTTCTGGTATACTACGAGCTGTATGGAAGATTTGGAATGGAGATTATAAACAATAGGTATGTCATCACTAAACACGCTTTTAGTTGGGCAAAGTATATCCAGACCTTTTTCGTGATGCACAGTAATTATACGGACATGGCGGTGGGTTATTACTACTATAAGAGTAAGCTTCGCGAATCTAATGAGAAACTTGAAGCAGTGAAAGCACGTCTCGATGCAGAATCTAGCATGAAATCTTTTCAGTACACAACCTTATCTGCACAGGTACATCCGCACATGATGGCGAATATATTTAGTTATTTAAAAAATAAGGTGGATCCCTATGATCGTAGATTGGGCATGCAGCTAGCGGAAATTTATCGCTTAATGAAATTTTATATGGAAGCCCATCAGGTGGATGGTGCAACCCATATTTTGTTAGCGGATGAAGTGGCAGCACTGGAGCAGTACCTGTCCATACAGGAGAAAGTCGAACCGAATCCTTTTTACATAAAGCTTTCCTACTCGGGTAACCTGATGCGATTTAGTACTGCGCCTACACTTTTGCAGACATTGGCTGGTAACTTATTTAAGCATGCGGACTTGTGGGATAAAGACCACCCGGCGAAAATCGATATTCTTGTCGGCCATGCCGGTTATCGGATTACGGTTCAAAATAAAAAACGAAGCGGTCCTCAAATCATGCCAAGTCATGATGTAGGACTTCGGAATATACGAACACGCATGGAATATCTCTTTGGAGCGGATTTTTCGATGGAAGAACATCAAGATGCTGATCATTATGAACTTACGCTATATGTGCAGCGCTATAGATAA
- a CDS encoding DUF6266 family protein, which translates to MKKRKKSKTIGMLLTQQKFYLASQYLLPLASIIKEGFAQYVRREKAKHLSARNLAMAHAVKYAVKGKYPKQYIDPALILLSDGSVQGISVENMALDDNGLWLDFDGGEITAMNHDDELLLVAYDPIAGVAIRNEGLVTRSSSGLRLELPDYMQNVRLDVFILVRDRNRNRYSRSQYAGNV; encoded by the coding sequence ATGAAAAAAAGAAAAAAAAGTAAAACAATAGGTATGCTGCTGACGCAGCAAAAGTTTTATCTGGCCAGCCAATATCTCTTGCCACTGGCTTCGATTATTAAAGAGGGATTTGCACAGTATGTACGCCGGGAAAAAGCAAAACATCTTTCTGCACGCAATCTGGCGATGGCGCATGCGGTCAAATATGCGGTCAAAGGTAAATACCCGAAGCAATATATTGATCCTGCTCTCATTCTGCTTTCCGATGGTTCCGTACAGGGGATAAGTGTAGAGAACATGGCGCTGGATGATAATGGATTGTGGCTGGACTTTGACGGTGGTGAGATTACGGCCATGAACCACGATGACGAGCTGCTGTTGGTGGCTTATGATCCGATTGCCGGGGTTGCTATCCGCAATGAGGGTTTGGTTACGCGCTCGAGTTCAGGCTTAAGACTCGAACTGCCTGATTACATGCAAAATGTCCGACTTGATGTCTTTATCTTGGTGCGCGACCGGAATCGAAACCGCTATTCGCGCAGTCAATATGCGGGAAACGTATAA
- a CDS encoding SusC/RagA family TonB-linked outer membrane protein, with the protein MELKAQHNYTGTVVDESAHPIAGASITLLKTKTQTRTDREGKFQASATDLSERLSVSYMGYETRVLALTESKNRNLWIVLTKKTNQLEEVMVETGYQRIPKDRATGAFAQVDDKIITQRLSSGNILDRLEGNFSALQMDRRDGTNQINIRGINTLSSALMGPLIVVNDLPFEGDINAINPNDVETVTLLKDAAATSVWGARAGNGVIVIKLKNHNKKKGTAVDFSSNLTIAAKPDLMYLPKMSSAEFIDVEKKLFDKGFYNTILNGTNSNRGIVSPVVDGLYDLSKGVVTQEEMDARIELYKTQDYRKDLLRYIYRNGVLSQNNIALSGRAEQSGYRVGIGYDRNTLSKRESSNQRLVINGTYQLNFGKRFRLESNLLYSNMKNSYNPDLIDYPIAVGGGRTNLYPYAQLMDDAGNPLAIPSQYNFRYMESVATRNEGLLDWFYRPLDEFGTSRANNNTNYWNAGLKLSVKLWNSLEITGQYGFEGQLGANRNLRGQESFFTRDLINRFTQIDNGTVKRIVPLGGILTNGNNDFTSHKGRVQLNLAHKWSDLHELNFFGGAEVSARTEESSLFTTYGFDENLYNSQLIDPINAYPIYDGLSGLSRIPYTNGFDKRMRRYVSLFGNASYTYRGRYIFSVSGRKDASNLFGVNANNKWNPLWSAGLAWKLSDEAFFPKNKMVNSLKLRSTLGHSGNSGGMTTSLPIISYMSGLNTDVSTFPRAIVSLLPNPSLRWEDVRMFNVALDAALFNNRIMLSADAYFKKSTDLFASDPIDPTYGFSTVRRNVAIASGRGIDIDLNAKILDGNFKWNAKVLFTINKDKVDKYYGGTWRALTFTAYSGRNVSPVEGKALYPVFSYRFMGLDPENGDPQGSLQGAISKDYTKILADSIQNLVYHGSGIPPYYGSLNQTFSWKSWLLSVNIAYKFGHFFQKETIRYLDLFNGWRTHGDYSKRWQNPGDESQTTVPSMTYPANSNRDDFYAYSEANIGKGDIIRLQDIRLQYQWQLLKKFPVQIYAAANNVALLWKANKWGIDPDFNNMPPARNYSLGLSIHF; encoded by the coding sequence ATGGAATTAAAAGCGCAGCACAACTATACTGGAACAGTAGTAGATGAGTCGGCCCACCCAATTGCTGGCGCAAGCATTACGCTGTTAAAAACGAAAACGCAAACGAGGACAGATCGCGAAGGAAAGTTTCAAGCATCGGCGACTGATCTTAGTGAACGGCTATCTGTCAGCTACATGGGGTATGAAACGCGTGTACTGGCGCTCACTGAATCCAAAAATAGGAACCTTTGGATCGTTCTTACCAAGAAAACCAATCAACTTGAGGAGGTGATGGTCGAGACTGGCTATCAGCGCATTCCCAAAGACCGTGCTACCGGGGCTTTTGCACAGGTAGATGATAAGATCATAACGCAGAGACTTTCATCGGGCAATATTCTTGACCGCTTGGAAGGGAATTTTTCAGCTCTGCAGATGGATCGGCGCGATGGTACCAATCAGATCAATATTCGTGGTATCAATACACTTTCCAGTGCGCTCATGGGACCACTAATTGTTGTCAATGATCTGCCTTTTGAGGGTGATATAAACGCGATTAATCCGAATGATGTGGAGACGGTTACGCTGCTTAAGGATGCGGCTGCCACCTCAGTCTGGGGGGCAAGAGCCGGGAATGGCGTTATCGTGATTAAACTCAAAAATCATAATAAAAAGAAAGGAACGGCGGTGGACTTTTCGTCTAATCTGACAATTGCCGCAAAACCTGACCTGATGTATTTACCTAAAATGTCTTCGGCAGAGTTTATCGATGTCGAAAAAAAGCTTTTTGATAAGGGGTTTTATAATACCATATTGAACGGTACTAATTCGAATAGGGGTATAGTTTCTCCAGTTGTAGACGGCCTGTATGATCTTTCCAAAGGAGTGGTCACGCAAGAGGAGATGGATGCGCGTATCGAACTATATAAGACGCAGGATTATCGAAAAGACCTGCTCCGGTACATCTATCGTAATGGTGTCTTAAGCCAAAATAATATTGCGCTGTCTGGCCGTGCTGAGCAGAGTGGATACCGAGTAGGGATCGGCTACGATAGAAATACACTCAGCAAAAGGGAAAGTAGTAATCAGCGGCTGGTGATCAATGGAACCTATCAGCTGAATTTTGGGAAACGCTTTAGGCTGGAGAGTAACTTGCTTTATTCAAATATGAAAAACAGCTATAATCCGGACCTCATTGATTATCCAATAGCTGTCGGCGGGGGGAGGACAAATCTATACCCTTACGCACAGTTGATGGACGATGCCGGAAATCCGCTGGCGATTCCATCACAATATAATTTTAGGTATATGGAGTCCGTAGCTACGCGCAATGAAGGGCTGTTGGACTGGTTTTATCGACCTTTGGACGAATTTGGTACATCCAGAGCCAATAATAATACCAATTATTGGAATGCAGGGCTTAAGCTGTCGGTCAAACTGTGGAATAGTCTGGAGATTACTGGCCAATACGGCTTTGAAGGTCAATTGGGTGCGAATCGAAACTTACGCGGACAGGAGTCTTTCTTCACGCGGGATCTGATCAACCGTTTTACGCAGATCGATAATGGGACGGTAAAACGGATTGTGCCGTTGGGAGGGATACTGACAAATGGTAACAATGATTTCACCAGCCATAAAGGAAGAGTACAGCTAAATCTTGCACACAAATGGAGTGACCTACATGAACTGAATTTCTTTGGCGGCGCTGAAGTGTCGGCACGGACGGAAGAAAGCAGTCTGTTTACAACCTATGGTTTTGATGAAAATCTGTACAATAGCCAACTGATAGATCCGATAAACGCTTATCCGATCTATGATGGTCTGAGTGGATTGAGCCGTATTCCCTATACAAACGGGTTTGATAAACGAATGCGTCGATATGTATCGCTATTTGGGAATGCTTCCTATACCTACAGGGGGCGTTATATCTTTTCGGTGAGCGGCCGAAAAGATGCCTCTAACCTTTTCGGCGTAAATGCCAACAACAAATGGAATCCTTTGTGGTCGGCTGGACTGGCCTGGAAGCTGTCGGACGAAGCGTTCTTCCCGAAGAATAAAATGGTTAACAGCTTGAAGCTGCGGTCTACATTGGGGCATAGTGGCAATTCGGGTGGTATGACAACCAGTTTGCCTATTATCAGTTATATGTCGGGACTCAATACAGATGTTAGCACTTTTCCGCGTGCTATCGTCTCGTTGCTGCCCAATCCATCGCTCCGTTGGGAAGATGTCCGGATGTTCAATGTAGCGTTGGACGCTGCCTTGTTCAATAATCGGATTATGCTTTCCGCGGATGCTTATTTTAAAAAGTCGACGGACCTTTTTGCTTCGGATCCCATCGACCCGACTTATGGTTTTAGTACTGTGCGAAGGAATGTGGCTATTGCTTCGGGGAGGGGTATTGATATTGATCTCAATGCAAAAATATTGGATGGTAACTTTAAATGGAACGCAAAGGTGCTATTTACAATCAATAAGGATAAAGTGGACAAGTATTACGGCGGTACCTGGCGTGCTTTGACCTTTACAGCTTATTCTGGGCGAAATGTTTCTCCAGTCGAAGGTAAGGCGCTTTATCCTGTATTCTCTTACCGCTTTATGGGGCTTGATCCTGAAAATGGCGATCCGCAGGGATCGCTGCAAGGCGCTATTTCTAAGGATTATACCAAAATCCTGGCAGACTCTATCCAAAATCTGGTGTACCACGGTTCGGGAATCCCGCCATATTATGGATCGCTCAACCAAACTTTTAGCTGGAAATCCTGGCTCTTGAGCGTTAATATCGCCTACAAGTTTGGCCACTTCTTCCAAAAGGAGACCATCCGTTATCTGGATCTTTTCAATGGTTGGCGCACGCATGGAGATTATTCCAAACGGTGGCAGAATCCGGGAGATGAATCGCAAACAACCGTTCCATCGATGACTTATCCGGCCAATTCAAACCGCGATGATTTCTATGCTTACTCGGAAGCCAATATTGGTAAGGGGGATATTATACGCTTGCAGGATATTCGTTTACAATATCAATGGCAGCTCCTGAAGAAGTTTCCCGTACAGATTTATGCTGCGGCCAACAATGTAGCGCTGCTATGGAAAGCCAACAAATGGGGCATAGACCCCGATTTTAACAATATGCCTCCTGCGCGAAATTACAGCTTGGGGTTATCAATTCATTTTTAA
- a CDS encoding MerR family transcriptional regulator, translating into MRKNSYNNTSPKTDGHLLQALHILFIEIQKLKTAVLDSIQTADTNVELRDTAFVKDTVGVSDRTLLRYQNLGLIRVHQRDKGGKKYFKLDDVLRLKRYLNG; encoded by the coding sequence ATGAGAAAAAATTCGTACAACAACACAAGCCCAAAGACAGATGGGCATCTTTTGCAGGCTTTGCATATACTTTTTATAGAAATACAAAAATTGAAAACAGCAGTGCTGGATAGCATCCAGACTGCCGATACCAATGTGGAACTGCGTGACACAGCATTTGTCAAAGACACGGTAGGCGTATCGGACCGCACGTTGTTGCGGTATCAAAACTTAGGCCTCATTCGGGTACATCAGCGCGATAAAGGGGGGAAGAAGTACTTTAAACTTGACGATGTGTTGCGGCTCAAACGTTACCTGAATGGTTGA
- a CDS encoding RagB/SusD family nutrient uptake outer membrane protein has translation MKNMMWIGIFLWSLCCQSCTKFLDEKPQLSAAAPNKEEDLRALLDFESQINLYYPGLIELGTDDYYLNNDTYNNMLASFQEAYRWDKEMITTDVAYWRACYNTIMIANIVLEGVERLKPIKNKDIEGEALFVRGLAHFYAAQLYCPLYDEAADSRFGLPIRLTSDFNIPVTRATVHQTYKQIIDDIKGAIPYLRDQAAEINRPGKRAAYAALARIYLSIADYEQARYYANECLRINADLMDFNTIDAKLNYPITPKNLEMIYYGSTISGSAALNSSRARIPMEVYNLFDANDLRKVIYFKSVNATEYAFKGYYSGRSATYFAGFANDELFLIRAECNARLGATEAALVDINKLLEHRIRKGSFVALKLSNPEDLLRLILNERRKEMLFRGVRWSDLKRLNLDSNHAVNLVREVTTNGETKRYELPANDARYLYPIPAEVISQSDIEQNPR, from the coding sequence ATGAAAAATATGATGTGGATAGGCATCTTCCTATGGAGCCTTTGCTGCCAGTCTTGCACTAAATTTTTGGACGAAAAGCCGCAGTTGTCTGCAGCAGCTCCCAACAAGGAAGAGGATCTAAGGGCGCTCTTAGACTTTGAGTCTCAGATCAATCTATATTATCCGGGACTGATCGAATTGGGGACAGATGACTATTATCTGAACAATGATACCTACAATAATATGCTGGCCAGTTTTCAGGAGGCTTATCGATGGGATAAAGAAATGATCACAACGGATGTCGCCTATTGGAGAGCATGTTATAATACTATTATGATCGCCAATATTGTGCTGGAAGGTGTTGAGCGTCTGAAGCCGATCAAAAACAAAGATATTGAGGGCGAAGCTCTATTCGTCCGAGGGCTGGCACACTTCTATGCGGCTCAGTTGTATTGCCCGCTTTATGATGAGGCTGCGGATAGCCGTTTTGGGCTGCCGATACGGTTGACTTCTGATTTTAATATTCCTGTTACACGTGCTACGGTACATCAAACGTACAAACAGATTATTGATGATATCAAGGGGGCAATCCCGTATTTGAGGGATCAGGCCGCTGAGATTAATCGACCTGGCAAACGAGCAGCGTATGCGGCATTGGCAAGAATATATCTGAGTATTGCAGACTATGAGCAAGCACGGTATTATGCCAATGAATGCCTGAGAATAAATGCAGATTTGATGGATTTTAATACCATTGATGCTAAGCTCAATTATCCCATTACGCCAAAAAATTTAGAAATGATCTACTATGGATCGACTATTTCGGGGAGTGCTGCACTGAACAGTAGCCGGGCCAGAATACCTATGGAAGTATATAACCTATTTGATGCTAATGATCTCCGCAAGGTCATTTATTTTAAATCGGTGAATGCAACGGAATATGCTTTCAAAGGTTATTACTCTGGACGTTCGGCTACTTATTTTGCGGGTTTTGCCAATGATGAGCTTTTTCTGATCCGTGCAGAATGCAATGCCCGTTTAGGAGCTACGGAGGCGGCCTTGGTCGATATCAATAAACTGTTGGAACATCGGATCCGAAAGGGCTCATTTGTCGCATTGAAATTATCTAATCCGGAAGATTTATTGCGCTTGATCCTAAATGAGCGCCGTAAGGAAATGTTATTTCGGGGTGTAAGGTGGTCAGATTTGAAGCGATTGAATCTCGACTCCAACCATGCCGTAAATTTAGTACGGGAGGTCACAACTAATGGGGAGACAAAACGATACGAGCTACCGGCTAACGATGCCCGTTATCTATATCCCATTCCAGCCGAAGTGATTAGTCAAAGTGATATTGAACAAAATCCGAGGTAA
- a CDS encoding LytTR family DNA-binding domain-containing protein, which yields MNRIWIGIIIDDQKPHIDHLLGMVEEIGYVQIAKTFSDPQEARIFLRANKVDFMILDVELGRINAFDFLRTLPSSNLKTILYTAHRQYEDPGYDLGVVDVLLKEVSKSRFYAALRRVDEALGRLIPVSDHDSLENYTYYFMIKGPVRYQRTEVRMKELVYVESANGQVKFHMIGNKILTCGSTMREVLGRLPVKWFMQCHQSIVLNINFFYSYGVGGVLMTEGTKNTLPVGDKKLYPDFFNFINSNTLGG from the coding sequence ATGAATAGAATATGGATTGGAATCATCATCGATGACCAGAAACCGCATATAGATCATCTGCTTGGTATGGTCGAAGAAATTGGCTACGTACAGATTGCCAAAACGTTTAGTGATCCGCAGGAAGCCCGGATTTTTCTACGTGCCAACAAAGTGGATTTTATGATTCTCGATGTGGAGCTCGGAAGAATCAACGCTTTTGATTTTTTGAGGACATTGCCAAGCTCAAATCTAAAAACGATACTGTATACGGCACACCGCCAATACGAAGATCCGGGATATGATCTCGGTGTCGTTGATGTGTTGCTCAAAGAGGTGTCTAAGAGTCGTTTCTATGCGGCACTGCGCCGCGTGGATGAAGCGCTCGGTAGATTGATCCCAGTATCGGATCACGATTCACTGGAAAATTATACCTATTATTTTATGATCAAAGGGCCGGTGCGTTATCAGCGTACCGAGGTCCGGATGAAAGAACTCGTGTATGTCGAAAGTGCCAATGGCCAGGTTAAATTTCACATGATCGGCAATAAAATCCTGACCTGCGGCAGTACTATGCGGGAAGTACTGGGGCGATTGCCGGTGAAGTGGTTTATGCAATGCCATCAGAGCATTGTTCTTAATATCAATTTTTTTTACAGCTATGGAGTCGGTGGTGTACTGATGACTGAAGGAACAAAAAATACACTTCCCGTCGGTGATAAAAAACTGTATCCGGACTTCTTTAACTTTATTAATTCCAATACGCTTGGCGGATAA
- a CDS encoding DUF6266 family protein — translation MGTIVNGANGGFSGKAGSVIGASWKSINYIRGLAKKSNKPYTEAQLIVQTRFKTLMRFLLPINNFLKIGFGQKKADRLTPLNYAFQLNQDLAIQGVYPDLSLDYSKIRIADGLYGGGGTVEAGFNADEITVAWSTGNNDVYETQGDDLFYVICYHPAKDEFMTSPTLPKRQDGVVTFGVPEHLLGDAVHIWYFMSDRTKTKISRSSYLGEIMLA, via the coding sequence ATGGGAACAATTGTAAATGGAGCAAATGGTGGCTTCAGTGGTAAGGCCGGCTCGGTGATCGGTGCCAGCTGGAAGAGTATCAACTATATCAGAGGGCTCGCTAAAAAAAGCAATAAGCCGTATACGGAAGCACAACTGATCGTACAGACGCGATTTAAGACGTTGATGCGTTTTCTGCTGCCGATCAATAATTTTCTAAAAATCGGTTTTGGCCAGAAAAAAGCAGATCGTCTTACCCCGCTCAACTATGCTTTTCAGCTCAATCAGGATCTGGCTATTCAGGGTGTCTATCCTGATCTGAGCTTGGACTATAGCAAGATCAGAATTGCGGACGGGCTCTACGGTGGTGGCGGAACGGTAGAAGCTGGTTTTAATGCGGATGAGATCACCGTGGCTTGGTCGACGGGCAATAACGATGTCTACGAAACACAGGGAGACGATCTCTTTTATGTGATCTGTTACCATCCGGCAAAGGATGAATTCATGACTTCGCCAACTTTGCCGAAAAGGCAAGATGGGGTGGTCACATTTGGAGTACCTGAGCATCTGTTGGGTGATGCTGTACATATCTGGTATTTTATGTCCGACCGGACAAAGACCAAAATCAGCAGAAGCAGTTATCTCGGTGAAATAATGCTTGCCTAA
- a CDS encoding TlpA disulfide reductase family protein: MMNSTLYNLYKAFKSKRARAILLFLVSMFSLSAQTPRKDSGANGLPAIAAINVGDRVPEDFYTRNYKIYTNGKATTTDLKHLKGKLIILDFWASWCGMCLTQMPKGEKLSQRYADTLAMILVNTRHRRDDLQKIKKTYNETLSRIGGSSLPTVYDDEYLIRLFPHASIPRYVWISPRGTVLAITGHTFVNKEQIDDVIDLLRGQGNYE; encoded by the coding sequence ATGATGAATTCAACACTATACAATTTATACAAGGCTTTTAAGAGCAAACGAGCACGAGCGATACTGCTGTTTTTGGTTTCTATGTTTAGTTTATCTGCTCAGACGCCCCGCAAGGACAGCGGGGCTAATGGGCTTCCTGCAATTGCAGCAATCAATGTAGGCGATCGGGTTCCTGAAGATTTTTATACCCGAAATTATAAAATTTACACGAATGGCAAGGCTACCACTACAGATCTAAAACATTTGAAAGGAAAGCTGATCATCTTGGACTTCTGGGCCTCATGGTGCGGAATGTGTCTAACCCAGATGCCGAAAGGGGAGAAGCTGAGTCAACGGTATGCTGATACGTTAGCTATGATACTTGTCAATACCAGACATCGCCGGGATGATCTCCAAAAAATTAAAAAGACCTACAACGAAACCTTATCTCGGATAGGAGGGAGCTCGCTACCCACTGTTTATGATGATGAATACTTGATACGCTTGTTCCCTCATGCATCAATCCCGAGATATGTATGGATCTCGCCACGCGGTACCGTGCTGGCAATTACAGGACATACATTCGTAAATAAAGAACAGATTGATGATGTAATCGACTTGTTGAGGGGGCAAGGTAATTATGAATAG